One segment of Nostoc flagelliforme CCNUN1 DNA contains the following:
- a CDS encoding FAD-binding oxidoreductase: MKAMSNDKPQAVCASDFASIVGEENAVCLWENIELSQQKRIQQAIASGNSPSCIVYPRTQQQLAAVIATAYTNNWRILPCGSGSKLSWGGLAKGVDIVVSTERINQLIEHAVGDLTVTVEPGMKFSDLQALLAKSRQFLALDPTAPESATIGGIVATGDTGSLRQRYGSVRDQLLGITFVRADGQVAKAGGRVVKNVAGYDLMKLLSGSYGTLGFISQLTFRVYPLPEASGTVVLTGSAEAVSQAADILRGSALTPVQADLLSTKLVSSLGLGQGLGLIARFQSISESVKEQSNRVLEVGQKLGLDGAIFTDGDEANLWQRLQERIHTTATESVITCKIGVLPTAAVEILTQVELGLIHISSGLGLLQLEDKDQVLKVRDACGGLRLRTQASSGFLTILEAPVAVKEQIDVWGYTGNALPLMRRIKQQFDSKNILSPGRFVGGI; encoded by the coding sequence ATGAAAGCGATGTCTAACGACAAGCCGCAAGCCGTCTGCGCTTCTGATTTTGCATCTATCGTCGGCGAAGAAAATGCTGTTTGTCTTTGGGAAAATATAGAACTAAGTCAGCAAAAACGTATTCAACAGGCTATAGCTTCTGGAAATTCCCCCAGTTGTATCGTCTATCCCCGCACTCAACAACAGTTAGCCGCAGTCATCGCTACAGCTTACACTAACAACTGGCGTATCCTCCCCTGTGGAAGTGGCAGTAAACTTAGCTGGGGCGGTTTAGCTAAGGGCGTTGATATTGTAGTTAGTACAGAGCGCATTAACCAACTCATTGAACACGCTGTTGGAGATTTGACTGTCACAGTAGAACCTGGAATGAAGTTCTCTGATTTGCAAGCACTTTTGGCAAAGTCGCGGCAATTTCTCGCCCTTGACCCTACAGCACCAGAGTCAGCAACCATTGGTGGTATTGTTGCCACAGGTGATACAGGTTCTCTGCGGCAACGTTATGGTAGTGTGCGCGACCAGCTCCTAGGTATTACCTTTGTGCGTGCTGATGGACAAGTCGCTAAAGCTGGGGGAAGAGTAGTCAAAAATGTTGCCGGATATGACTTGATGAAGTTGCTTAGTGGGTCTTATGGCACATTGGGCTTTATTAGTCAACTAACTTTTCGCGTGTATCCCCTACCGGAGGCATCGGGGACGGTGGTACTAACTGGTAGTGCAGAGGCTGTATCTCAAGCGGCTGATATCCTTCGAGGTTCGGCGTTAACACCAGTTCAGGCTGATTTACTATCGACGAAACTAGTGTCCAGCTTAGGTTTGGGTCAAGGACTGGGATTAATTGCCCGCTTTCAAAGTATTAGTGAGAGTGTTAAGGAACAGTCAAACCGAGTTTTGGAAGTAGGGCAAAAGTTAGGTTTAGATGGAGCAATTTTTACAGATGGTGATGAGGCTAATCTATGGCAGAGATTGCAAGAACGTATACATACTACTGCTACAGAATCTGTAATTACTTGCAAAATAGGAGTGTTACCTACTGCTGCCGTGGAGATTTTGACTCAGGTGGAGTTGGGTTTAATTCATATAAGTAGTGGTTTAGGTTTGTTACAATTAGAGGATAAAGATCAAGTTTTGAAAGTGCGCGATGCCTGCGGCGGGCTGCGCCTACGCACTCAAGCGAGTAGTGGTTTTTTAACAATTCTGGAAGCACCAGTGGCGGTTAAAGAACAAATAGATGTTTGGGGTTATACGGGGAATGCTTTGCCGTTGATGCGCCGTATTAAGCAACAATTTGATAGTAAGAATATTTTAAGTCCTGGGCGGTTTGTGGGTGGGATTTAA
- the msrB gene encoding peptide-methionine (R)-S-oxide reductase MsrB codes for MDKRYFLQASAVIVGTALLSRYINWGSQAMTTSNSGFEITKPEEEWRTILTPEQFKVLRKHGTERPYTSPLDKEYDNGTYYCAACELPLFTSDTKFNSGTGWPSFFKPIEGAIAVTVDRSLFMTRTEVHCSRCGGHLGHVFDDGPAPTGKRYCMNGVSLKFTPA; via the coding sequence ATGGACAAACGCTATTTTTTACAGGCTAGTGCAGTAATAGTCGGCACAGCATTGTTATCAAGGTATATCAATTGGGGGTCACAAGCGATGACAACTTCTAATAGTGGATTTGAAATTACTAAACCTGAAGAAGAGTGGCGCACGATTTTAACGCCAGAACAGTTTAAGGTATTGCGTAAACATGGGACTGAACGCCCTTATACCAGCCCATTGGATAAGGAATACGACAATGGTACTTATTATTGTGCTGCGTGTGAACTGCCACTGTTTACCTCCGATACCAAATTTAACAGTGGTACTGGCTGGCCTAGCTTCTTTAAGCCGATTGAAGGTGCGATCGCAGTTACTGTAGATCGGTCGTTGTTTATGACCAGAACTGAAGTGCATTGTAGTCGCTGTGGTGGTCATCTGGGTCATGTTTTTGATGACGGTCCTGCACCCACAGGCAAGCGCTACTGCATGAACGGTGTTTCGTTAAAGTTTACGCCTGCCTAA
- the mreD gene encoding rod shape-determining protein MreD has protein sequence MKIPAFGGSRQKKPKSSARKSKFRIQPLSRWHPGVRKLLSWIVTASSVLLCLLLLPTRLPGMELLGIAPNWLLIWVVAWSVKRTVFAGALAGIVLGLLQDSMTSPNPTHALSLGIVGILTGLLQKQRFIEEDFISIAVIVFVMAVLAETIFGLQLTLMGNERKVTDIWTYYQRVALASAILSSLWAPVVYYPLNRWWQRMKLLEQ, from the coding sequence ATGAAGATTCCTGCATTTGGTGGTAGCAGGCAGAAAAAGCCAAAATCGTCAGCGCGAAAATCGAAATTCCGAATCCAGCCACTTTCTCGTTGGCATCCCGGTGTACGTAAGTTGTTGAGTTGGATAGTGACGGCTAGTTCTGTACTGTTATGTTTACTATTATTACCAACCCGCCTACCGGGTATGGAATTATTGGGAATTGCCCCTAACTGGCTGTTAATTTGGGTGGTAGCTTGGAGTGTAAAGCGCACGGTGTTTGCCGGAGCATTGGCAGGTATTGTTCTGGGGCTACTTCAAGATTCAATGACATCACCTAACCCTACTCATGCTCTTAGCTTAGGTATAGTGGGAATTTTAACTGGTCTGCTCCAGAAGCAGCGTTTTATCGAAGAAGATTTTATTTCGATTGCTGTAATTGTCTTTGTTATGGCAGTTTTGGCAGAAACTATTTTTGGGTTGCAATTAACTTTGATGGGAAATGAGCGCAAGGTAACAGATATTTGGACATATTACCAGCGTGTCGCCCTAGCCTCTGCCATTCTTAGTAGTCTGTGGGCACCTGTGGTCTATTATCCGCTAAATCGTTGGTGGCAGCGAATGAAATTGCTAGAACAATAG
- the mreC gene encoding rod shape-determining protein MreC → MVTIRRWWDHKGLQIGLLALVVGSAWILRQTQGELVLETYQAITRPLEMLQSRPTPEERLRDARILELQTRIVDLESQKTKLQDLLGYVEKEPLASRPIPARVVGRSADQWWQQVTLNRGANAGIQEGFIVKAEGGLVGLVESVTPNTSRVLLISDLKSQVGVSVSRTAAKGVLRGDSSAEAVLEFYEKVPNVKVGDLVSTSTYSQKFPSGLAVGRIKSLDLKKLPASVAKIELFPPIRSLDWVAVYPKLENQELETQKSVNQVPQKSK, encoded by the coding sequence ATGGTTACAATACGGCGTTGGTGGGATCATAAAGGATTACAAATCGGGTTGTTAGCTTTAGTAGTTGGTAGTGCTTGGATATTGCGACAAACTCAAGGTGAACTGGTGCTTGAAACATACCAGGCAATTACCCGTCCGTTAGAGATGTTGCAGTCAAGGCCAACTCCAGAAGAACGTCTTAGAGATGCTCGGATATTAGAATTGCAAACCCGTATAGTAGATTTGGAAAGTCAAAAGACAAAGCTACAAGATTTATTAGGCTATGTGGAAAAAGAGCCACTGGCATCACGGCCAATTCCAGCACGGGTAGTAGGACGTAGTGCTGACCAGTGGTGGCAACAAGTTACCCTAAATCGCGGTGCGAATGCAGGAATTCAGGAAGGCTTCATAGTCAAGGCAGAAGGCGGATTGGTGGGTTTGGTGGAGAGTGTAACTCCCAATACTAGCCGCGTATTATTAATCAGTGATCTTAAGAGTCAAGTGGGTGTATCAGTTAGCCGTACAGCAGCTAAAGGCGTTTTGCGAGGAGATTCTTCAGCAGAAGCTGTGCTGGAGTTTTATGAAAAAGTCCCAAATGTCAAGGTAGGAGATTTAGTTTCTACTTCTACTTATAGTCAGAAATTTCCATCTGGTTTGGCAGTAGGACGAATCAAGTCGCTAGATTTAAAGAAACTTCCCGCATCAGTAGCGAAAATTGAGCTTTTTCCGCCAATCCGCTCTCTCGATTGGGTAGCTGTTTATCCAAAGCTAGAAAACCAAGAGTTGGAAACCCAAAAGTCGGTAAATCAAGTGCCGCAAAAGTCTAAGTAA
- a CDS encoding rod shape-determining protein: MGIDLGTANTLVYVSGKGIVLQEPSVVAIDVNEKVALAVGEEAKKMLGRTPGNVIALRPLRDGVIADFDIAELMLKSFIQRVNEGKSLILPRIVIGIPSGVTGVERRAVMDAAHQAGARKVYLIDEPVAAAIGAGLPVAEPTGNMIIDIGGGTTEVAVLSLQGTVISESVRIAGDELTESIIQYIKKVHNLVIGERTAEDIKIRMGSAYPTNDDNDATMEIRGLHLLSGLPRTVTIKGPEIRESMLEPLSVIIEAVKRTLERTPPELAADIIDRGIMLAGGGALLKGIDTLISHETGIVTHIAADPLCCVVLGTGRVLENFKQLERVVTESSRNM, encoded by the coding sequence ATGGGTATCGACCTCGGTACTGCTAACACCCTAGTTTATGTATCTGGTAAAGGTATTGTACTGCAAGAGCCTTCTGTAGTTGCTATCGATGTTAACGAAAAGGTAGCACTGGCAGTAGGAGAAGAAGCAAAAAAAATGCTCGGTCGTACACCTGGAAATGTGATTGCCCTCCGCCCCTTGCGCGATGGTGTAATCGCTGATTTCGATATAGCCGAGCTGATGCTGAAAAGCTTTATTCAGCGTGTAAATGAAGGCAAATCTTTGATTTTACCCCGGATTGTCATTGGTATTCCCAGTGGCGTCACAGGGGTAGAAAGGCGAGCTGTGATGGATGCGGCTCACCAAGCAGGAGCAAGAAAAGTTTATTTAATCGATGAACCTGTTGCTGCTGCCATTGGCGCAGGACTACCTGTTGCTGAACCCACTGGCAACATGATCATCGATATTGGTGGTGGTACAACAGAAGTCGCAGTGCTGAGTCTTCAAGGTACGGTAATCAGCGAATCAGTACGCATTGCCGGGGATGAACTGACTGAATCGATCATTCAGTATATTAAGAAAGTTCATAACTTAGTCATTGGTGAACGGACTGCCGAGGACATCAAGATTCGGATGGGTTCTGCCTATCCTACTAATGATGATAATGACGCCACGATGGAAATCCGAGGCTTACACCTGCTTTCTGGTCTTCCGCGAACTGTAACAATTAAAGGCCCAGAAATCCGTGAAAGTATGTTGGAACCGCTATCAGTAATTATAGAAGCTGTGAAGCGGACACTAGAACGTACACCTCCAGAACTGGCAGCAGACATTATTGACAGAGGTATTATGTTGGCCGGTGGTGGTGCTTTGCTCAAAGGCATAGATACCTTAATTAGCCATGAAACGGGAATTGTGACCCATATTGCCGCCGATCCTCTCTGCTGTGTTGTGCTGGGAACAGGTCGTGTGTTAGAAAACTTTAAACAGTTAGAACGAGTTGTCACTGAAAGCTCTCGCAATATGTAG
- a CDS encoding single-stranded DNA-binding protein produces MSINIVTLVGRVGSDPDIKYFESGSVKCRLTLAVKRRSRNSDEPDWFTLELWDKTAEVAGNYVRKGSLIGIKGSLKFDTWSDRQTGANRSTPIIRVDQLDLLGSKRDGEGGTGDMSSEHF; encoded by the coding sequence ATGAGTATCAATATTGTCACCCTTGTTGGTCGTGTAGGTAGCGACCCCGATATAAAATATTTTGAATCTGGTAGTGTTAAGTGTAGATTGACGCTAGCTGTAAAAAGACGATCGCGCAACAGTGATGAACCTGACTGGTTCACTCTGGAATTATGGGATAAGACGGCTGAGGTAGCAGGTAATTATGTGCGTAAGGGAAGCCTAATTGGGATAAAGGGTTCCTTGAAGTTTGACACATGGAGCGATCGCCAAACGGGAGCAAACCGTTCTACACCAATTATTAGAGTAGACCAACTAGATTTATTAGGCTCAAAGCGAGATGGAGAGGGCGGTACAGGAGATATGTCTTCAGAACATTTTTAA
- a CDS encoding SIMPL domain-containing protein, with translation MTRAALSGSQFPNANLWKILPLTLLLCLNITLPALAQEKEKLWRTLSVSGRGVETIPTTLAQVSLGVEIQGKTAQEVQQEAARRSSAVVAFLKSQNVEKLQTTGIQLNPVYSYTNNVQRITGYAANNTVSFRIPTEKAGTLLDNAVKAGATQINGISFVANDEAIAAAQKQALKEATQDAQQQADAVFSALGFKSKEVVSIQVNNASAPPPPMFLRAEAAKVADASTPVVGGEQQVEASVTLQISY, from the coding sequence ATGACTAGAGCCGCTTTATCTGGTTCTCAGTTTCCCAATGCTAACTTGTGGAAAATACTGCCTTTAACTTTGCTATTATGTTTAAATATTACACTTCCTGCCTTGGCACAAGAAAAAGAGAAATTGTGGCGAACCCTTAGTGTCAGTGGTCGTGGAGTTGAAACAATTCCTACAACCCTGGCGCAAGTAAGTTTAGGAGTGGAAATTCAAGGGAAAACAGCCCAGGAGGTACAGCAAGAAGCCGCCCGGAGATCATCGGCTGTAGTTGCGTTCCTCAAGAGCCAAAATGTCGAAAAATTACAAACTACTGGTATCCAGCTTAATCCAGTTTACAGCTACACCAATAATGTGCAACGGATTACAGGCTATGCTGCCAATAACACCGTAAGTTTTAGGATTCCTACCGAAAAAGCTGGTACATTATTGGATAATGCAGTGAAAGCGGGTGCGACACAAATTAATGGTATTAGTTTTGTTGCTAATGATGAAGCGATCGCGGCTGCTCAAAAGCAAGCATTAAAAGAAGCTACCCAAGATGCCCAGCAGCAAGCTGATGCTGTTTTCAGTGCCTTGGGTTTCAAATCCAAAGAAGTGGTGAGCATTCAAGTTAATAATGCCAGTGCGCCTCCACCACCCATGTTTTTAAGGGCTGAAGCTGCCAAAGTAGCTGATGCTTCTACTCCTGTCGTTGGTGGTGAGCAGCAAGTAGAAGCATCGGTGACGTTGCAAATTAGTTATTAG